The following coding sequences are from one Ruania zhangjianzhongii window:
- a CDS encoding helicase-related protein, producing MGGHLRPDLTEIEDGTRPATSDRRPGFSRFQNVPELLRLWHTFADVKTAEDLNLPTPAITARASDGQRAAETVLIQPTNELQAYIEHIADRADAIAQRLVDRETDNMLKVSTDGRAAALDLRLLDGAEEPTGPVKLDAVADTITTHWQANAANQYLAADGNPSPLPGSLQLVFCDLGTPSDEHWDAYHELKSKLIDRGMPAGQIRFMHEAKNDSEKARLFAAARSGHVAVLMGSTKKMGMGTNVQDRVSALHHIDCPWRPADVEQRDGRAIRQGNQNEEVALYRYVVEGSFDAYTWQTVARKAKFIAQLMRGRLDMREIEDIGDTALSATEAKAIASGNPLLLEKAEIDAKVEKLTRQERAHHRAQTTLEYNRRMASDAIDTLQHHAEALQAAQARSIDTSGENFHMTVAGTPYTRRADAAEALATTLRESGPTPGRGATDLATIGGQTVIAERISSHFHNGYELSLQDVPRSASTHLAENALSPNLGIIRQLENKVTAIPHTHATVNSELDQAHKTISQADARLGALFPFADELDLARAHAARINQRLAGQEPTDTPALQDPPEPGESETPTTGPASDSDDYATAPRRPPHPPRRPARPPTRASAGYVTAPANQTLTRRS from the coding sequence GTGGGCGGCCACCTTCGGCCAGACCTCACCGAGATCGAAGATGGGACGCGGCCGGCGACTTCCGACAGAAGACCAGGTTTTTCCCGGTTCCAGAACGTCCCCGAGCTGCTACGCCTGTGGCACACCTTCGCCGACGTCAAGACCGCCGAGGACCTCAACCTGCCCACCCCGGCGATCACGGCCAGAGCCAGCGACGGGCAACGCGCCGCCGAGACCGTTCTCATCCAACCCACCAACGAGCTGCAGGCCTACATCGAGCACATCGCCGATCGCGCCGACGCCATCGCCCAGCGCCTGGTGGACCGCGAGACCGACAACATGCTCAAGGTCAGCACCGACGGGCGAGCCGCGGCCCTCGACCTACGCCTCCTCGACGGCGCAGAGGAGCCCACAGGGCCGGTCAAGCTCGACGCCGTCGCCGACACCATCACCACCCACTGGCAGGCCAACGCCGCCAACCAGTACCTCGCCGCCGACGGAAACCCAAGCCCGCTGCCGGGAAGCCTCCAGCTGGTCTTCTGCGACCTGGGCACCCCATCAGATGAGCACTGGGACGCCTACCACGAACTCAAGTCCAAGCTCATCGACCGCGGCATGCCCGCCGGTCAGATCCGCTTCATGCACGAGGCCAAGAACGACTCCGAGAAAGCCCGCCTGTTCGCGGCCGCCCGCAGTGGGCACGTCGCCGTGCTCATGGGATCGACCAAGAAGATGGGAATGGGCACCAACGTCCAGGACCGCGTCAGCGCGCTGCACCACATCGATTGTCCCTGGCGCCCGGCCGACGTCGAGCAACGCGACGGCCGCGCCATCCGCCAGGGCAACCAGAACGAGGAAGTCGCCCTGTACCGGTACGTGGTCGAGGGATCATTCGACGCCTACACCTGGCAGACAGTGGCCCGCAAGGCCAAGTTCATCGCCCAGCTGATGCGCGGGCGCCTGGACATGCGCGAGATCGAAGACATCGGTGACACCGCCCTGTCGGCCACCGAAGCCAAGGCCATCGCCTCCGGCAACCCCCTCCTGCTGGAGAAGGCCGAGATCGACGCCAAGGTCGAGAAGCTCACCCGCCAGGAACGCGCCCACCACCGCGCCCAAACCACCCTGGAGTACAACCGGCGCATGGCCTCCGACGCCATCGACACCCTCCAACACCACGCCGAAGCCCTCCAGGCCGCGCAGGCACGCAGCATCGACACCAGCGGCGAGAACTTCCACATGACCGTGGCCGGCACCCCCTACACCAGACGCGCCGACGCCGCCGAAGCCCTCGCCACAACCCTCAGGGAATCAGGCCCCACCCCCGGCCGCGGAGCAACCGACCTCGCCACGATCGGCGGGCAGACCGTCATAGCCGAACGCATCAGCAGCCACTTCCACAACGGCTACGAACTCAGCCTCCAGGACGTACCCCGATCAGCAAGCACACATCTGGCCGAGAACGCCCTCAGCCCCAACCTCGGCATCATCAGGCAGCTGGAGAACAAGGTCACAGCCATCCCCCACACCCACGCCACCGTCAACAGCGAGCTCGACCAGGCACACAAGACCATCTCACAAGCCGACGCACGGCTCGGAGCCCTCTTCCCGTTCGCCGACGAGCTCGACCTCGCCCGCGCGCACGCCGCGCGGATCAACCAACGCCTGGCCGGCCAAGAACCCACCGACACGCCCGCACTCCAAGATCCACCCGAGCCCGGCGAGAGCGAGACGCCCACGACAGGACCCGCGAGCGACTCCGACGACTACGCGACCGCGCCGCGCAGACCGCCACACCCACCCAGGAGACCCGCGAGACCACCCACGAGAGCCTCCGCCGGCTACGTGACCGCACCAGCGAACCAGACGCTCACGAGGAGGAGCTGA
- a CDS encoding DEAD/DEAH box helicase has translation MIAEPATGLFHQVGAGKTLEMVVGAHEMRRMGLVRKPAAIVPNHMLEQFTREWLQAYPSTHPGRLQQ, from the coding sequence ATGATCGCCGAGCCGGCCACCGGCCTGTTCCATCAGGTCGGCGCAGGCAAGACCCTCGAGATGGTGGTCGGCGCCCACGAGATGCGACGGATGGGACTCGTCCGCAAACCCGCAGCGATCGTGCCCAACCACATGCTCGAGCAGTTCACCCGCGAGTGGCTCCAGGCCTACCCCAGCACGCATCCTGGCCGCCTCCAGCAGTGA